One Pseudochaenichthys georgianus chromosome 4, fPseGeo1.2, whole genome shotgun sequence DNA window includes the following coding sequences:
- the LOC117445178 gene encoding putative leucine-rich repeat-containing protein DDB_G0290503 encodes MDRERSIFNMTYNDSPWHRKTCPSEDSSVEEEIEEEIMEEVQEFANKVEEEVEEDQEFVYSVDEDFEDTLDLHDEEESEIKEMSDLDKTESDIEEILELAEEIESEMEDILDLNDEKQSEINEIANFDDKTESEIEETTISSNREKYSTSSDETEDSERSERYDKSSGLQEALDEERKAKAALEEALMKEKTSTAQHKAALKHEQKEKDALAKALKYEQDENNSLSDRIKHIYADLKQSQKEQQRGKAKLKNRITIMTSELEEDKKVIEKLQIAQHASSSQHQREISELLVLNTASVTAIKDRLTERQEESLKKDKDIESLHSNVLNLQSDIVAKVSIVTSLQERVSKCASDLKEEETKSSVLQRDYEAAVSQQKKEAEELARLTQGNQHLAYENKRLQSELKATLNKQHIEEKKLQGDRGACSRLEEAIKKEEARFSRASKKIQSQEKELSEKTLALEGLQRDYEAAVSQQKKEAEELTCLTQGNQHLAYENKRLQSELEATLNKQHIEEKKLQGDRGACSKLEEAIKKEEASFSRASKKIQSQEKELSEKTLALEKSLTAEKILRSSLKSEKKRFEKMGGKQASAGHLLYLTQQLREASAYDMQTLRMENADIRAKFLVLEREYDRERFELRSLSACHEEMLSRKNDSISDNQFTITNLQCIVNEFKAKESKIKMRQADLEEALKQEKIRNSELHHTVDQISSSLEKERTRCEKHSVELQEALKKQITALEENNKLTLSLQKAQETFPRLQEKQHAETNYNFGNIGDSEFRLREQKYSLDESNKALYHLQQEYTNLGRRHCDINAEYRELLKTHTALQVRHERLSYAEANPRPDFSPYLFQSNCTAH; translated from the exons ATGGACAGAGAAAGATCAATTTTCAACATGACCTACAACGACTCTCCATGGCACCGAAAGACTTGTCCCTCTGAGGACAGTTCAGTTGAGGAGGAAATTGAggaggaaatcatggaggaggtGCAGGAGTTTGCaaacaaggtggaggaggaaGTTGAGGAGGATCAAGAGTTTGTGTACTCGGTGGATGAAGACTTCGAAGATACATTGGACCTTCATGATGAGGAAGAGTCCGAAATCAAAGAAATGTCTGACCTAGATAAGACAGAGTCTGACATTGAAGAGATTTTGGAATTGGCAGAAGAGATCGAGTCTGAAATGGAAGATATTTTGGACTTGAatgatgaaaaacagtccgAAATCAACGAGATTGCAAACTTTGATGATAAGACAGAGTCAGAAATCGAGGAGACCACCATCTCCAGCAACAGAGAAAAGTACAGCACTTCCTCTGATGAG ACAGAAGACTCTGAAAGATCTGAGAGATATGACAAATCATCTGGTCTTCAGGAAGCCCTGGACGAGGAGAGGAAGGCCAAAGCTGCTCTTGAAGAGGCCTTGATGAAGGAGAAAACATCTACAGCTCAGCACAAAGCAGCCCTGAAGCATgagcaaaaagaaaaagacGCTCTTGCAAAGGCTCTGAAGTATGAGCAAGATGAAAATAATTCCCTTAGTGATAGAATAAAGCACATATACGCTGATCTGAAACAGTCACAAAAAGAGCAGCAGCGTGGCAAAGCAAAGCTGAAAAACAGAATCACTATAATGACTTCTGAGCTTGAAGAAGACAAGAAGGTGATTGAGAAGCTCCAGATAGCTCAGCATGCATCCTCAAGCCAGCACCAAAGAGAAATATCAGAGCTGCTTGTGTTGAACACTGCCTCAGTTACAGCAATAAAGGACCGCCTCACTGAGCGGCAGGAGGAAAGTCtgaaaaaagacaaagacattGAATCCCTGCACTCAAATGTTCTGAATCTCCAAAGCGACATTGTAGCCAAGGTCAGCATTGTTACCTCACTACAGGAGAGAGTGAGCAAGTGTGCCTCAGACCTCAAAGAGGAGGAAACAAAAAGCAGCGTACTGCAGAGGGACTACGAGGCTGCTGTCTCTCAGCAGAAGAAGGAAGCAGAAGAACTGGCCCGTCTGACTCAGGGGAACCAACACCTCGCCTATGAGAACAAAAGACTGCAAAGTGAACTGAAGGCTACTCTCAATAAACAGCACATTGAAGAGAAGAAGCTTCAGGGCGACAGAGGAGCTTGCAGCAGACTAGAGGAGGCCATTAAGAAGGAGGAGGCTCGTTTCTCCAGAGCCTCAAAGAAGATCCAGAGCCAAGAGAAAGAGCTGTCTGAGAAGACCCTGGCTTTGGAGGGACTGCAGAGGGACTACGAGGCTGCTGTCTCTCAGCAGAAGAAGGAAGCAGAAGAACTGACCTGTCTGACTCAGGGGAACCAACACCTCGCCTATGAGAACAAAAGACTGCAAAGTGAACTGGAGGCTACTCTCAATAAACAGCACATTGAAGAGAAGAAGCTTCAGGGCGACAGAGGAGCTTGCAGCAAACTGGAGGAAGCCATTAAGAAGGAGGAGGCTAGTTTCTCCAGAGCCTCAAAGAAGATCCAGAGCCAAGAGAAAGAGCTGTCTGAGAAGACCcttgctttagaaaagagcctGACAGCCGAGAAAATCTTAAGGTCGTCTCTCAAAAGTGAGAAGAAGCGATTTGAGAAGATGGGTGGAAAGCAGGCGTCAGCTGGACATCTTTTATACCTCACTCAACAACTGAGAGAAGCATCTGCATACGACATGCAGACATTAAGAATGGAAAATGCTGACATCAGGGCTAAATTCCTTGTCCTGGAGAGAGAATATGACAGAGAAAGATTTGAACTCCGCTCTCTCTCTGCGTGCCATGAAGAGATGCTGTCAAGGAAAAATGATAGCATTTCTGACAATCAGTTTACCATCACTAATCTACAGTGCATTGTAAATGAGTTCAAAGCAAAGGAGTCAAAGATCAAGATGAGACAGGCCGATCTCGAAGAAGCCCTTAAACAGGAAAAGATAAGAAACTCTGAGCTGCACCATACTGTTGATCAGATCTCCTCCAGTTTGGAAAAAGAAAGGACCAGGTGTGAGAAGCACAGCGTCGAGCTTCAAGAAGCTTTGAAGAAGCAGATCACAGCTCTGGAGGAAAACAACAAATTGACCTTGTCTCTGCAGAAGGCTCAGGAAACCTTCCCCAGGCTTCAGGAAAAACAACATGCAGAGACAAACTACAACTTCGGAAACATCGGTGACTCTGAGTTCAGGCTCAGGGAGCAGAAATATTCCTTGGATGAGAGCAATAAGGCGCTTTACCACCTGCAGCAGGAGTACACCAATCTGGGGAGGAGGCACTGTGACATCAACGCTGAGTATCGTGAACTGCTCAAGACTCACACTGCCCTCCAAGTCAGACATGAGAGGCTCAGCTATGCTGAAGCAAACCCACGCCCAGACTTCAGTCCATATCTCTTCCAGTCAAATTGTACAGCACACTAG